One Amaranthus tricolor cultivar Red isolate AtriRed21 chromosome 10, ASM2621246v1, whole genome shotgun sequence genomic window carries:
- the LOC130825539 gene encoding NADH dehydrogenase [ubiquinone] 1 alpha subcomplex subunit 13-B, with protein MTEAAIRNKPGMASVKDMPLLQDGPPPGGFAPVRYARRIPTKGPSAMAIFFTAFGAFAWGMYQVGEGNKKRRAIKEEKYTARRAILPLIQAEEDERFVKEWKKYLEDEARIMKNVPGWKVGESVYHSGRWVPPATGELRPEVW; from the exons ATGACGGAAGCAGCGATTAGGAACAAGCCAGGAATGGCGAGCGTCAAGGACATGCCTCTTCTTCAAGATGGTCCTCCACCTGGTGGTTTTGCTCCCGTCCGTTATGCCCGTCGAATCCCCACCAAAGGCCCCAGCGCCATGGCTATATTCTTCACTGCTTTTGGAGCTTTTGCTTGGGGTATGTACCAGGTTGGCGAGGGTAACAAAAAGCGACG GGCTATCAAGGAAGAGAAATATACTGCTCGTCGAGCTATACTGCCGTTGATACAGGCAGAAGAGGATGAAAG ATTTGTCAAAGAATGGAAAAAATACTTGGAAGATGAAGCCCGAATTATGAAGAACGTTCCAGGCTGGAAGGTAGGTGAGAGTGTATACCACTCTGGACGATGGGTGCCTCCTGCAACCGGTGAGCTTCGCCCCGAAGTTTGGTGA